A single window of Catharus ustulatus isolate bCatUst1 chromosome 38, bCatUst1.pri.v2, whole genome shotgun sequence DNA harbors:
- the LOC117010135 gene encoding importin-4-like — translation MEEDDVTEWEEAEVGGAFPRLAEAALGALGELAENCGAAFLPYLEPSLAAVLDLTQFPQCQVRGAAYEALGSLSCCGRGRENQTAPSPAHQGAFQALLSGLRAEPEVGGALGAVGGVGRILQAPGPAPKEWLEPIGAALCDVIAGKIGCLRTRRDGDETSQLAELREAASDWLLELGAAMARAQTGSDPAQTGSDPSHTGSDLTFPPHLFRRILPSLLAALADPAHPGARSWAAAVIGQLGHALGAEATPFLPYLGPALRLAAGDADAEVRANVFYAVGRVGEAAGHAHLEGAWPGAELCCHALREGGEGPGKVRDNALGALVRLGVPYEQSLPLALRSLPLSQDLQEEAPVLRWLLGAGTERLLPHVPALVRGVGPALALNRLDPALSQSLLALLRRVGGPTPTTSGWAWPRWTPAHAAILGRLLDDVIADQ, via the exons ATGGAGGAGGATGACGTCACCGAGTGGGAGGA GGCGGAAGTGGGCGGGGCCTTCCCGAGATTGGCAGAAGCGGcgctgggagcgctgggagaaCTGGCAGAGAATTGCGG CGCCGCCTTCCTGCCCTACCTGGAGCCCTCCTTGGCCGCCGTGCTGGATCTGACCCAG ttcccccagtgccAGGTCCGAGGCGCCGCCTACGAGGCCCTGGGGAGTCTCAGCTGCTGCGGGAGGGGCCGGGAAAACCaaactg cccccagccccgcccacCAGGGGGCGTTCCAGGCTCTCCTTTCCGGCCTGAGGGCGGAGCCGGAAGTGGGCGGAGCTTTGGGCGCCGTGGGCGGGGTCGGGCGGATCCTGCAGgccccgggccccgcccccAAGGAATGGCTGGAGCCCATTGGTGCAGCCCTGTGTGACGTCATCGCCGGCAAG ATCGGCTGCCTGAGAACGCGGCGGGACGGCGACGAG aCCTCCCAGCTGGCCGAACTCCGCGAAGCCGCCTCCGATTGGCTGCTGGAACTGGGCGCCGCCATGGCCCGGGCCCAGACAGGAAGTGACCCCGCCCAAACCGGAAGTGACCCCTCCCACACAGGAAGTGACCtcaccttccctccccacctcttCCGCCGCATCCTCCCCTCCCTATTGGCCGCCCTGGCCGACCCCGCCCACCCGGGGGCGCGGTCCTGGGCGGCGGCCGTGATTGGCCAGCTGGGCCACGCCCTGGGCGCCGAGGCCACGCCCTTTTTGCCTTATTTGGGCCCGGCCTTGCGGCTGGCCGCCGGCGACGCCGACGCCGAGGTGCGCGCCAATGTCTTCTACGCCGTCGGGAGGGTCGGGGAGGCCGCGGGACACGCCCACCTGGA GGGGGCGTGGCCGGGGGCGGAGCTTTGCTGCCACGCCCTgcgggaggggggggaggggccggggaAGGTTCGGGACAAcgcactgggagcactggtgagACTGGGAGTGCCCTACGAGCAg TCTCTCCCCCTGGCTCTGCGCTCGCTGCCGCTCTCCCAGGATCTCCAGGAGGAGGCTCCGGTTCTGCGCTGGCTCCTGGGGGCTGGGACGGAGAGG ctcctcccccaCGTCCCCGCCCTCGTCCGCGGCGTCGGCCCCGCCCTGGCCCTGAACAGACTCGACCCAG CTCTCAGCCAATCGCTGCTCGCGCTGCTCCGCCGGGTGGGCGGGCCGACCCCGACAACTTCCGGGTGGGCGTGGCCTCGCTGGACCCCCGCCCACGCCGCCATCTTGGGCCGGCTCCTGGATGACGTCATCGCTGACCAATAA